Within the Mucilaginibacter sp. CSA2-8R genome, the region CAAACAAAATTCGGGTTTAGCATTTAAATAGAATAAGCGTACTTTTGCGCTCTGTTTTAAAATATGAAAATTCCAAAGTTTGCCGACCTGATTATTTACGAAGATGATAACCTTTTTGTGGTTAACAAGCCACCATTCATCAGCTCGCTCGATGAGCGGGGAGAAGGTAGCAGCGAAATCAGTATGCTCAGGCTGGCCAAAAGCTATTGGGAAGATGCCCAAATTTGTCACCGTTTAGATAAAGAAACATCGGGTGCGTTAATCATTGCCAAAAACCCGGAAGCGTACCGCCTGGTGTCTATGCAGTTTGAACGCCGGCAGGTTAAAAAGGTGTATCATGCCGTAATTGAAGGCACCCATGTATTTGATAACTTGCTGGTTGATTTACCAATATTAAATACCGGCAAAGGCACAGTGTCTATCAGTCGGCAGGATGGTAAGCGAGCCGAAACCTGGTTTCAATCACTACAATATTTTAAGCATTATACTTTGGTAGAGTGCAGGCCGGTAACAGGGCGCATGCATCAAATTCGTATTCATTTGGCTACGCAGAGGGCTTCTATAGCCGGTGACGAGATGTATAAAGGTAAGCCAGTGTTTTTATCTCAACTAAAACGCAAGTATCACTTAGGCAAAGACCAGGAGGAATTGCCCATCATGAAACGCTTTGCGCTGCACGCGCACGAGTTAACCTTTAAGGTAGATGCTGAGAAACAAGTGGTAGTTAACGCACCTTACCCCAAAGATTTTGAAACCTTATTGAAATTACTGAATAAGTTTGACAGTTAAATAAAGCGGATGCTGACGGCTCATTTTGTTGCTTACTTTTGGTAAATCAGAAAGTGCTGCATTGGCAACCCTGTTTTGTCTTTAATGAAAGAGAAGCCGTTAGCCGTTAACTCTTTGCTTATTTGTTTAGTCGTGGTTTTATGAAGCTCTTTAATAGGAATTTCGGGATCTTCGCCTTTATATTCTAACAAAACTATTTTACCACCTGGCTTTAAAGCTTTATACAAAGCTTGCAGGTACTCATGCGGAAATTCAAGTTCGTGGTAAACATCTACCATCAGCGCCAGGTCAATGCTTCCGTCTGGTAAGTTAGGTGCTTTTTCGCTTCCCTTAACTACTTCAACATTAGATTGCTTTAGTTTTTTGGCCCGCTCTTTCAAATAATCCAAAGCTTCATCCTGCAGTTCAATAGCAACCACCTTATTTACTTTAGGTGCAATTCTAAACGTATAAAAACCTGTGCCGGCACCAATATCAGCAACCACGCTTTTTTGATCAACCGGTAAGTATTTAACCGCCAGGTTAACGTTTTCTTCCTGGTTACGGGTATCGCGCTCCAGCCAACCAGCACCGCTAAAACTTATCACCTTTGCTATTTCGCGGCCTTTATAAATTTTACCAATGCCGTTGGGCGACGGCTTTTTATAAGTATATACCGTATCATTAGACGGAGTTGCCTGGCTTTTACTCTGACCCTGATGCTCATTATTTGGGGTGCATTGGCAAAAAAGTATTGCCGCCGAAAAAAGACAGTTACGGAAGTTGAACATAGCTCAGATAAATTTACGTTTAAGCAATGCTAAATTACTTTAATTGTTTTAAAAAAGCTGTTAGAAAGAAGCGCAATTACACCATGTAATTGCCATTGTATTACAAGTTAATTAGAGTCTGATTAAGGCTAAAAATAAAAGGGGTTATTCACCCCTTTTTAATCCAAACTTTTCAATCTTACTGTATAAATGGCTTCGCTGTATGTCAATGTCATCTGCTGTTTTAGAAACGTTCCAGTTGTTTTTTTCGAGTTTAAATTTGATATACTCGCGTTCGGCAAAGTCTTTGTACTCCTGAAAATTCTTAAACTGTTCGTAGTCTGTTTGCGGGGCAGGCGCTGCTCCGGCAGTTACCGTAACCGGTGCTGACGGATTGGCAAAGGCTCTAACGTCACCATCGGTAATGATCTTATCGCTCAGGATAATTAAGCGCTCAATCATGTTGCGCAGTTCGCGGATATTACCTGTCCAGGGCAGTGCTTTTAATGCTTCTAAGCCGGCATCGCTAATCCGCTTGGTCGGCATACCATATTCGTTGCAAATTTCATCCAAAAAGCTGGTCGCTAACAATGGGATATCATCACGGCGCTCAATCAGTGGTGGTACATGTATCAAAATAACGCTAAGGCGGTGGTACAAGTCCATCCGGAAATTGCCGTCTTCAATCTCCTTCAATAAGTCTTTGTTGGTTGCCGCAACTACACGTACATCAACCTCAATTTCTTTTTCGCCGCCTACGCGGGTAATGCGGCTTTCTTGCAAGGCACGCAGTACTTTGGCTTGTGCCGAGTGGCTCATGTCGCCTATCTCATCCAAAAATAAAGTACCGCCATTAGCAGATTCAAATTTACCGATGCGTTGTTTAACAGCCGAAGTAAATGAACCCTTTTCGTGACCAAAAAGTTCGCTTTCAATTAACTCAGATGGGATAGCTGCACAGTTTACCTCTATCATAGGCCCATTACTGCGGTGTGATTTTTCGTGCAGCCAGCGGGCCACTAACTCCTTACCGCTACCATTAGCACCGGTAACCAATACGCGGGCTTCGGTGGGACCAACACGGTCTATTGTTTCTTTAATTTTTACTATGGCCTGTGATTCGCCTAAAATGGGACGAACTTTAGAAACTTTTCTTTTTAATACCTTAGCTTCGGTTACCAAACTACCGCGATCTAACGCGTTGCGTACAGTAATTAATAAACGGTTAAGATCAGGCGGTTTCGAAATAAAATCGAAGGCTCCCTTTTTACTGGCCTCTACTGCTGTTTCTACCGTACCATGGCCCGATATCATGATAAAAGGCAGATCAGGTCTAATCACTAAACCTTCAGTAAGTACC harbors:
- a CDS encoding RNA pseudouridine synthase encodes the protein MKIPKFADLIIYEDDNLFVVNKPPFISSLDERGEGSSEISMLRLAKSYWEDAQICHRLDKETSGALIIAKNPEAYRLVSMQFERRQVKKVYHAVIEGTHVFDNLLVDLPILNTGKGTVSISRQDGKRAETWFQSLQYFKHYTLVECRPVTGRMHQIRIHLATQRASIAGDEMYKGKPVFLSQLKRKYHLGKDQEELPIMKRFALHAHELTFKVDAEKQVVVNAPYPKDFETLLKLLNKFDS
- a CDS encoding class I SAM-dependent methyltransferase, whose translation is MFNFRNCLFSAAILFCQCTPNNEHQGQSKSQATPSNDTVYTYKKPSPNGIGKIYKGREIAKVISFSGAGWLERDTRNQEENVNLAVKYLPVDQKSVVADIGAGTGFYTFRIAPKVNKVVAIELQDEALDYLKERAKKLKQSNVEVVKGSEKAPNLPDGSIDLALMVDVYHELEFPHEYLQALYKALKPGGKIVLLEYKGEDPEIPIKELHKTTTKQISKELTANGFSFIKDKTGLPMQHFLIYQK
- a CDS encoding sigma-54 dependent transcriptional regulator produces the protein MAKILIIDDERAIRNTLREILEYEDFQVEDVDNGIDGLQLIQKNDYDLVLCDIKMNRMDGMEVLTEGLVIRPDLPFIMISGHGTVETAVEASKKGAFDFISKPPDLNRLLITVRNALDRGSLVTEAKVLKRKVSKVRPILGESQAIVKIKETIDRVGPTEARVLVTGANGSGKELVARWLHEKSHRSNGPMIEVNCAAIPSELIESELFGHEKGSFTSAVKQRIGKFESANGGTLFLDEIGDMSHSAQAKVLRALQESRITRVGGEKEIEVDVRVVAATNKDLLKEIEDGNFRMDLYHRLSVILIHVPPLIERRDDIPLLATSFLDEICNEYGMPTKRISDAGLEALKALPWTGNIRELRNMIERLIILSDKIITDGDVRAFANPSAPVTVTAGAAPAPQTDYEQFKNFQEYKDFAEREYIKFKLEKNNWNVSKTADDIDIQRSHLYSKIEKFGLKRGE